In Calditrichota bacterium, the sequence AAAAGACTTCTAAAATCATAAATCGTTAATCTGTGTTCTGAAATCAAAAAATCCCCAAAAAAGATGATTGACGATTGACGATGAACGATTTGAGATCTACGAAGTTAAAGACCTCTAAAATCGTAAATCGTTAATCCGAAATCCGAAATCAAAAAACTTTGGCCTAAAAAATGATTGATGATTGACGATTAGCGATTTAAGATCTACGAAGTTAAAAGACTTCTAAAATCAAAAATCGTTAATCTGAAATCTGAATTCAAAAGAACCCAAAAAAGATGATTGACGATTAGCGATTTGAGATCTACGAAGTTAAAAAACTTCTAATATCGTAAATCATTAATCCGAAATCCGAAATCAAAAAACCTAAAAAGATGATTGACGATTGACGATTGACGATTTGAGATCTACGAAGTTGAAAAAACTTCTAAAATCTGAAATCGTTAATCCGAAAGCCAAAATCAAGGGCCTTTAGACCAAAACTGTTTTTTGCCAATTGAATTGAATTCCTCATTTTGCTTTGGCTCATTGAAAGCGCAACGAATAAAGATCGGCGTCCCTGAGAATAAAGCGCAGCCGGACAGGCCGGCCTTGCAAGGACGACAGATCGCGGCCGTTTTCCCACGTCACCGGGCGTGCGATGGCATCACCGAAAATGGGCGGGCAGTCCGCAAGGGCAAAGCCTGGCAGCGGATTGCCCGATTCATCCTGAATTTCCACGCGAATATCTCCGGCAGCAGAAGAAGAAAAATTGAGAACGAGTTTGCTGCCGGTAAAGATCAGGGGACGGGTAAGCAGTTCGCCGCCGCTCATGGGCGCGTGGACGGAGACAAATCCATCGATTCGCAGCGTGTAGCGGCGCAAGGCGCTGCCGGGATCGGTCCAGTAGCTTTCCGTGGCATAGAGGGAAAGCTCGTTTGGAGCACCCTCCATGGCAGATTTTGTCTCTACCAACTGCCAGGCGATATACTGCTGCCCGTAGTTCCAGGTTCCGGGACGCTCGATACCCGGACGCAAAAAGGCCTCATTCCAGCGCTTGAACAGCACACCATCCCGGCTAACCATAAACAGCGCCTCGGTCAGTGCCGTGCCGTAGCGCTCGCTTTTTTCAGCCCTCCATTCTCGCTGCTTCAGTTCAGGCAGAGCGCGCATGGATGCGGACCAACCCCGGTTGATGTAGCGCGTTGGAAAACCGATGAGCAAATACGGCGCACGGTAGTAGGGCTTAATTTGATTCGTGTACAGGTGTTCCTGCGGCGAATCGACGTACCGCAAATTGATCGGCTTGCTCCAGTGTAAAAAGTCCTTTGATGTGGCTGTGCGGATGGCGCGGACACCTTCGTAACGGGCATCGGGCGATTCCTTGCTAAAGTACCGCCAGTAGGCGCGATACTCGCCGTGCACAGAGTCCCAAAACGCCAGATTTTGGGAATCGAAAGCACCATCAGTAATCACCAGCGTATCGCACATCGGCGTCCAGTGGATGCCGTCGGGTGACTTAAAGGGAAGGAGACCCGGACCGCTTGTTGTGCTTGCACGGAAAAATGCTTTATAGCGCGCATCCGGAGAAGCATTGGGATTGGTGTCTTTGAACACGGCCGGATGTCCTGCATTGACGGTCACATTCCCAATTTTGTGACTGGTCATAACGATATTATTGGCCTTCGATCCCTGAAATTCATACAACCCCAACTTTGGTTTTCGCCAATGGATACCGTCATCACTTTCGGCATAGCAGCAAAACAAGGGGTGTGTGTTGCGCTTGTCCGTGGCAAAAATCTGCCACGCCTTGTAATACATGCGATAGATGTCGCCGTCCTTGAAAATGCTGTGATACCCACTGCCGGTACCCTCCCAGGGCGCATCGTGCACCAGAACGATTTCTCGCGGCGTCGGGTGGTGTAAACACAATTCGGCCCTGCCGCTCAAATGGTCAATCAGAAAATCGTCGACGAACAGTTCCAGGCGCGAACCGATAGTCACCGTTTTACGGGATGTCTCTGTTTGTGCAGCAGTCGCAGTCAATTGCAAAATCAGGACAATAACAGCGATTAAAAGATAAACAGTAATGATTTTTTTCATAACACTTTCTCAAAAAGAATAACCATTTCGGGGATTCGTTGAATCGGTTGCTTTCCCATTTTGCTTGCTTTCTTTAAACTTCTTGCCGTTTGTCACACCACAAACACCTCAATACCCGCTTGTTCCAGTTTCTGTATATCGCTCTTACCAAGTTCCCTGTCCGTAATAATTTTGTCCAGGACTGTTATGTCATTGACAACGGCGAGACTCCTTCGTCCAAATTTTGAGGAATCGGCCAGCAAAATTCTTTCCCGTGACGCCTTTATCATCTCATAAATTGTTCTGGCTTCGGAAACGCTTGGTGTCGTCAGACCATTTTCAAAATCAATGCTGTCGATGCCCATAAATAGCTTGTCAGCGGCAATGCTTTGAATCGTTTTGTCGGCCAACGGACCCAGCAATGTGAGGGAGTCCCGTTCCATTTCCCCACCCGTCAAGATGATTTTGTTGTTGCTTTTGGACAACTCAGAGGCGACATTCAGTGCATTGGTAATGACCGTAATTCCACTTTTGTTTTTCAGATGCCGAACAAATCGCAGCGTTGTTGAACCAGAATCCACAATGATGACATCGCCCCGTTTTACAAATCCCACGGCATATTGTGCAATGCGTTCTTTTTCTTCGGTTCGTATCTTTTCTTTTTCCGAGAGGGCCAGACCGGTAAACAAGGACTGATAACGGATGGCACCGCCGTGAACCCGCTTAACAAGACCCTGTTTTTCCAATATTTGCAGATCCCGCCTGATGGTCACGGCAGACGTTTTGAACAGGTCACACAAATCGCGA encodes:
- a CDS encoding glycoside hydrolase family 43 protein; its protein translation is MTIGSRLELFVDDFLIDHLSGRAELCLHHPTPREIVLVHDAPWEGTGSGYHSIFKDGDIYRMYYKAWQIFATDKRNTHPLFCCYAESDDGIHWRKPKLGLYEFQGSKANNIVMTSHKIGNVTVNAGHPAVFKDTNPNASPDARYKAFFRASTTSGPGLLPFKSPDGIHWTPMCDTLVITDGAFDSQNLAFWDSVHGEYRAYWRYFSKESPDARYEGVRAIRTATSKDFLHWSKPINLRYVDSPQEHLYTNQIKPYYRAPYLLIGFPTRYINRGWSASMRALPELKQREWRAEKSERYGTALTEALFMVSRDGVLFKRWNEAFLRPGIERPGTWNYGQQYIAWQLVETKSAMEGAPNELSLYATESYWTDPGSALRRYTLRIDGFVSVHAPMSGGELLTRPLIFTGSKLVLNFSSSAAGDIRVEIQDESGNPLPGFALADCPPIFGDAIARPVTWENGRDLSSLQGRPVRLRFILRDADLYSLRFQ
- a CDS encoding DeoR/GlpR transcriptional regulator; its protein translation is MTIRRDLQILEKQGLVKRVHGGAIRYQSLFTGLALSEKEKIRTEEKERIAQYAVGFVKRGDVIIVDSGSTTLRFVRHLKNKSGITVITNALNVASELSKSNNKIILTGGEMERDSLTLLGPLADKTIQSIAADKLFMGIDSIDFENGLTTPSVSEARTIYEMIKASRERILLADSSKFGRRSLAVVNDITVLDKIITDRELGKSDIQKLEQAGIEVFVV